One region of Streptomyces leeuwenhoekii genomic DNA includes:
- a CDS encoding glycoside hydrolase family 9 protein, with protein MKRRRTALLSLTALLAGALTALPAAQAGAEEVEQVKNGTFDSGTAPWWTSANVTAGVTEGRLCADVPGGTTNRWDAAVGQNDIPLVKGESYRFSFYADGTPADHVVRAVVGLSVDPYDAYYEVSPQLSVSGNRYSYTFTSPVDTAQGQVAFQVGGSADPWRFCLDDVSLLGGVTPEPYEPDTGPRVRVNQVGYLPSGPKNATVVTDATSPLPWKLKNADGAVAARGWTVPRGTDASSGQNVHSIDFGGFRTRGKGFTLVADGESSRPFDIGSDAYERLSVDAAKFYYTQRSGLAIRDDLRPGYARPAGHVGVAPNQGDTEVPCQPGVCDYRLDVSGGWYDAGDHGKYVVNGGISVWELLSTYERALHARTGQPEKFRDGSLAIPESGNKVPDLLDEVRWELDFLLKMQVPDGQPLAGMAHHKIHDENWTGLPLLPSDDPQKRELHPPTTAATLNLAAAAAQAARLYKPYDPGFAATALAAARKAWAAAQAHPDVYASESDGIGGGAYPDRNIDDEFYWAAAELYLTTGEKRFADHVLNSPVHTADIFGPTGFDWARTAAAARLDLATVPSRLPGRDKVRQSVVKGADRYLATLKAHPYGMPYAPDGNLYDWGSSHQVLNNAVVLAGAYDITGGTKYRDGAVQSMDYILGRNALNISYVTGYGDVTAQNQHSRWYARQLDPQLPNPPAGSLSGGPNSSIQDPVAQSKLQGCVGQFCYIDDIQSWSTNEITINWNAALTWMASFVADQG; from the coding sequence GTGAAAAGACGCAGAACGGCCCTGCTGTCCCTGACGGCCCTGCTGGCGGGAGCGCTCACCGCGCTGCCCGCCGCGCAGGCCGGGGCCGAGGAGGTCGAGCAGGTCAAGAACGGCACCTTCGACTCCGGCACCGCCCCCTGGTGGACCAGCGCCAACGTCACCGCGGGCGTGACCGAGGGCCGGCTGTGCGCCGACGTCCCCGGCGGCACCACGAACCGCTGGGACGCGGCGGTCGGCCAGAACGACATCCCCCTCGTCAAGGGAGAGTCCTACCGCTTCTCCTTCTACGCGGACGGCACCCCCGCCGACCACGTCGTCCGGGCCGTCGTCGGACTGTCGGTGGACCCGTACGACGCGTACTACGAGGTGAGCCCGCAGCTCAGCGTCTCGGGCAACCGCTACTCCTACACCTTCACCTCGCCCGTCGACACCGCCCAGGGCCAGGTCGCCTTCCAGGTCGGCGGCAGCGCCGATCCCTGGCGATTCTGCCTGGACGACGTGTCCCTGCTGGGCGGGGTGACGCCCGAGCCGTACGAGCCCGACACCGGGCCCCGGGTCCGCGTCAACCAGGTCGGCTATCTGCCCTCCGGGCCGAAGAACGCCACCGTGGTCACCGACGCCACCTCCCCGCTGCCCTGGAAGCTGAAGAATGCCGACGGGGCGGTGGCCGCCCGCGGCTGGACCGTGCCGCGCGGCACCGACGCCTCCTCCGGGCAGAACGTCCACTCGATCGACTTCGGCGGCTTCCGGACACGCGGCAAGGGCTTCACGCTGGTCGCCGACGGGGAGAGCAGCCGCCCGTTCGACATCGGCTCGGACGCCTACGAGCGGCTGAGCGTGGACGCGGCGAAGTTCTACTACACCCAGCGCAGCGGCCTCGCCATCCGCGACGACCTGCGCCCGGGCTACGCCCGCCCGGCCGGGCACGTGGGCGTCGCGCCCAACCAGGGCGACACCGAAGTGCCGTGCCAGCCCGGGGTGTGCGACTACCGGCTCGACGTCTCCGGCGGCTGGTACGACGCCGGCGACCACGGCAAGTACGTCGTCAACGGCGGCATCTCCGTCTGGGAACTGCTGAGCACCTACGAGCGCGCGCTGCACGCCCGCACCGGGCAGCCCGAGAAGTTCCGCGACGGCTCGCTCGCCATCCCGGAGAGCGGCAACAAGGTGCCCGACCTGCTCGACGAGGTCCGCTGGGAGCTGGACTTCCTGCTGAAGATGCAGGTGCCGGACGGGCAGCCGCTGGCCGGCATGGCCCACCACAAGATCCACGACGAGAACTGGACCGGGCTGCCGCTGCTGCCCAGCGACGACCCGCAGAAGCGCGAGCTCCACCCGCCGACCACCGCGGCGACGCTCAACCTGGCCGCCGCGGCCGCCCAGGCGGCCCGCCTGTACAAGCCCTACGACCCCGGGTTCGCCGCGACGGCGCTCGCCGCGGCCCGCAAGGCGTGGGCGGCGGCCCAGGCGCACCCCGACGTCTACGCCTCCGAGAGCGACGGCATCGGCGGCGGTGCCTACCCGGACCGGAACATCGACGACGAGTTCTACTGGGCGGCGGCCGAGCTCTACCTGACCACCGGTGAGAAGCGGTTCGCGGATCACGTGCTGAACTCCCCGGTGCACACCGCGGACATCTTCGGCCCGACCGGCTTCGACTGGGCGCGCACCGCGGCCGCGGCCCGTCTGGACCTGGCCACCGTGCCGAGCCGGCTCCCCGGCCGGGACAAGGTCCGCCAGTCCGTCGTCAAGGGCGCCGACCGCTACCTGGCCACCCTGAAGGCCCACCCGTACGGCATGCCGTACGCCCCCGACGGCAACCTCTACGACTGGGGCTCCAGCCACCAGGTCCTGAACAACGCGGTCGTGCTGGCCGGCGCCTACGACATCACGGGCGGCACGAAGTACCGCGACGGGGCGGTGCAGAGCATGGACTACATCCTCGGCCGCAACGCCCTGAACATCTCCTACGTCACCGGCTACGGCGACGTCACCGCGCAGAACCAGCACAGCCGCTGGTACGCCCGCCAGCTCGATCCCCAGCTGCCGAACCCGCCGGCCGGCTCGCTCTCCGGAGGCCCCAACTCGAGCATTCAGGACCCCGTCGCGCAGAGCAAACTCCAGGGCTGCGTCGGGCAGTTCTGCTACATCGACGACATCCAGTCCTGGTCGACCAACGAGATCACCATCAACTGGAACGCGGCTCTGACCTGGATGGCGTCCTTCGTGGCGGACCAGGGCTGA
- a CDS encoding glycoside hydrolase family 2 TIM barrel-domain containing protein → MTVTRRSVLAASAAAPAAGALLGTPAARAADVTGDAPGRRAVALRDGWRFALVNPGGITDPTGRYAQAADPGYDDAAWRRVAVPHDWSIEQTPTTGHGTTSGTGFLPGGLGWYRLAFTLPSAYAGKRISVEFDGVYMDAYVYCNGREIGRHPYGYTGFALDLTEVVHTDGRTPNVLAVKVQNRLPSSRWYSGSGIYREARLVVTEPVHVARWGTYVTTPQVEDDRAVVRARTTVVNTSGASRQVEIRSVIRDADGRTVARAVSTAPVAAAGEHTETHQLTVPRPRLWDFATPHRYTLRTELRVGGRSVDTYDTPFGIRTFHVDPEEGFHLNGAYTKIKGVDLHHDLGALGAAVSTDAIRRQMDIMKSMGVNALRTSHNPPAPELIRVCEELGIVMLVEAFDCWRTGKNPYDYGRFFDEWCERDTTEMVCAARNSPAVVMWSIGNEVPDSTTTAGLAMADRIIDAIRAADDTRPLVIGSDKYRRLPAKGSPADLMLAKLDGLGLNYNTAKSVDALHQAYPHLFLFESESSSETSTRGTYQEPERLNTGENHTPGRRATSSYDNNLASWTMSGEYGHKKDRDRKWFAGQFLWSGIDYIGEPTPYDVFPVKASFFGAVDTAGFPKDMYHLFRSQWTDEPMVHLLPMTWNHEEGDTVEVWAYANVATVELFLNGRSLGTRSFDTKTTVDGRAYLETTEATGDDKTFTDGPYPGSYTSPNGSAGKLHLTWKVPFEPGGLRAVARRDGEVVATDVLRTAGAAHAIRLTPDRASAAADGRSLVFVTAEVVDRHGVVVPDAGHPLSFEVTGGSLAGVDNGRQESAERYQASTRTAFHGKALAIVRAGTRAGTLRVTARADGLRTGTAAVRTTRAASPATTPAPDFAPDHPAPRTYPYADAGYSGRPDTLPAAMLDGDPATGWSNGFLKAATPLLPAFDGARAEDWVSVDYGRTRAFDRLEVSFTVDGGHSLPAAAEVAVFDGRGWRAVEGARVEWATASDTPTVITFDRVRGSRLRLTLTSRHPGRPQGAVRISRWEAPAA, encoded by the coding sequence ATGACAGTCACGCGCAGATCGGTCCTCGCCGCCTCCGCGGCCGCCCCGGCGGCCGGAGCGCTCCTGGGCACCCCGGCGGCCCGGGCCGCGGACGTGACGGGCGACGCCCCCGGCCGCCGGGCCGTCGCCCTGCGCGACGGCTGGCGCTTCGCGCTGGTGAACCCGGGCGGGATCACCGACCCGACGGGCCGGTACGCGCAGGCCGCCGACCCGGGGTACGACGACGCGGCGTGGCGGCGGGTGGCCGTGCCGCACGACTGGAGCATCGAGCAGACGCCCACGACCGGGCACGGCACGACCAGCGGCACCGGGTTCCTCCCCGGCGGCCTCGGCTGGTACCGCCTGGCCTTCACCCTGCCGTCCGCGTACGCCGGCAAGCGGATCTCGGTCGAGTTCGACGGCGTCTACATGGACGCGTACGTGTACTGCAACGGCCGGGAGATCGGCCGGCACCCCTACGGCTACACGGGCTTCGCCCTCGACCTCACCGAGGTGGTGCACACCGACGGCCGCACGCCCAACGTCCTCGCGGTCAAAGTGCAGAACCGGCTGCCCAGCAGCCGCTGGTACTCCGGCAGCGGCATCTACCGCGAGGCCCGCCTGGTCGTCACCGAGCCGGTGCACGTGGCGCGCTGGGGAACGTATGTGACGACCCCTCAGGTTGAGGACGACCGGGCCGTGGTGCGGGCCCGCACCACGGTCGTGAACACCTCGGGGGCCTCCCGGCAGGTCGAGATACGGTCGGTGATCCGGGACGCGGACGGGCGCACGGTGGCCCGCGCCGTCTCCACGGCCCCGGTCGCGGCGGCCGGCGAACACACCGAGACCCATCAACTGACCGTCCCCCGCCCCCGTCTGTGGGACTTCGCCACCCCGCACCGCTACACCCTGAGGACCGAACTGCGCGTCGGCGGCCGGAGCGTCGACACCTACGACACGCCCTTCGGCATCCGCACCTTCCACGTCGACCCCGAGGAGGGCTTCCACCTCAACGGCGCCTACACCAAGATCAAGGGGGTCGACCTCCACCACGACCTGGGGGCGCTGGGCGCCGCCGTCAGCACCGACGCGATCCGCCGGCAGATGGACATCATGAAGTCCATGGGCGTCAACGCCCTGCGCACCTCGCACAATCCGCCCGCGCCCGAACTGATCCGCGTCTGCGAGGAACTGGGCATCGTGATGCTGGTGGAGGCGTTCGACTGCTGGCGGACCGGCAAGAATCCCTACGACTACGGCCGGTTCTTCGACGAGTGGTGCGAGAGGGACACCACCGAGATGGTGTGCGCGGCCCGCAACTCGCCCGCCGTGGTGATGTGGTCCATCGGCAACGAGGTCCCCGACTCCACCACCACCGCCGGGCTCGCCATGGCCGACCGGATCATCGACGCGATCCGGGCCGCCGACGACACCCGTCCTCTCGTCATCGGCTCCGACAAGTACCGCCGCCTGCCCGCCAAGGGCTCGCCCGCCGACCTGATGCTGGCCAAGCTGGACGGCCTCGGCCTCAACTACAACACCGCCAAGTCGGTGGACGCCCTGCACCAGGCGTATCCCCATCTGTTCCTCTTCGAGTCGGAGTCGTCCTCGGAGACCTCCACCCGCGGCACCTACCAGGAGCCCGAGCGCCTCAACACCGGCGAGAACCACACGCCGGGCAGGCGTGCGACCTCCTCCTACGACAACAACCTCGCCTCCTGGACCATGAGCGGCGAGTACGGCCACAAGAAGGACCGCGACCGCAAGTGGTTCGCCGGGCAGTTCCTGTGGTCGGGCATCGACTACATCGGGGAGCCCACGCCCTACGACGTCTTCCCGGTGAAGGCCTCCTTCTTCGGCGCGGTCGACACCGCCGGATTCCCCAAGGACATGTACCACCTCTTCCGCAGCCAGTGGACCGACGAGCCGATGGTCCACCTGCTGCCCATGACCTGGAACCACGAGGAGGGCGACACGGTCGAGGTGTGGGCGTACGCGAACGTCGCCACCGTGGAGCTCTTCCTCAACGGCAGGTCCCTCGGGACGCGGAGCTTCGACACCAAGACGACCGTCGACGGCCGCGCCTACCTGGAGACCACCGAGGCGACCGGCGACGACAAGACCTTCACCGACGGCCCCTACCCGGGGAGCTACACCAGCCCCAACGGCAGCGCGGGCAAGCTCCATCTGACCTGGAAGGTGCCCTTCGAACCGGGCGGGCTCAGGGCCGTGGCCCGGCGGGACGGCGAGGTGGTCGCCACCGACGTCCTGCGCACCGCCGGGGCGGCGCACGCGATCCGGCTGACACCGGACCGCGCCTCGGCCGCCGCGGACGGCCGCTCCCTGGTGTTCGTGACCGCCGAGGTGGTCGACCGGCACGGCGTGGTGGTGCCCGACGCCGGGCATCCGCTCTCCTTCGAGGTCACCGGCGGATCCCTGGCCGGAGTCGACAACGGCCGCCAGGAGAGCGCCGAACGCTACCAGGCGAGCACCCGCACCGCCTTCCACGGCAAGGCGCTGGCCATCGTCCGCGCCGGCACCCGGGCCGGGACGCTCCGGGTGACCGCCCGGGCCGACGGGCTGCGCACCGGCACGGCCGCCGTGCGGACCACCCGGGCGGCCTCCCCCGCGACCACGCCCGCGCCCGACTTCGCGCCGGACCACCCCGCGCCGCGGACGTACCCGTACGCGGACGCCGGTTACTCCGGCCGCCCCGACACCCTGCCCGCCGCCATGCTCGACGGCGACCCGGCCACCGGCTGGTCCAACGGCTTCCTCAAGGCGGCCACCCCCCTGCTGCCCGCCTTCGACGGGGCCCGCGCCGAGGACTGGGTCTCGGTCGACTACGGGCGGACGCGGGCCTTCGACCGTCTGGAGGTCTCCTTCACCGTCGACGGCGGGCACAGCCTGCCGGCCGCGGCCGAGGTCGCCGTCTTCGACGGCCGCGGATGGCGGGCGGTCGAGGGCGCCCGCGTCGAGTGGGCCACCGCCTCCGACACGCCCACCGTCATCACCTTCGACCGGGTCCGGGGTTCCCGGCTGCGTCTGACGCTGACGAGCCGTCACCCGGGCCGGCCGCAGGGGGCGGTGCGTATCAGCCGGTGGGAGGCGCCCGCCGCCTGA